In the Flavobacterium sp. 90 genome, TGAAAATTGTAATCTTACAAGTGTTGATTTCCTTAATGCTCGTGTAGATTCTATTTCTTGGTTTTCTGAATTGAAAAAATCAAAAAATATTGGAGTTGAAATTTTAAAAAACAGATATTATATTGAAGAAACTAAAAATGAATTCACTACTATTTATAAGTTACAACTACGTTCCTAGTAGGTAATTTAAATTAAACAATGACTCAAAATAAAACCTACATACAATCCTACATCTCCATCCAAAACAACGAAATTGTTTTGAACGGAACTTCTGTATTCAAAATTGAACCAACTGATTTTGCTGATTTTTCGAAACAAGCGTATCGCAATTTTGACATTCAATATCCGAAGTTTTTCAAAATGGATGCTTTAAGCAAATTGGCTTTTTTGGGATCTGAATTGCTTTTGAGTCCGATAACTTCGGCTGAAAAAGAGAATAATATTGCTTTGGTTTTGGCGAATAAATCTTCGAGTTTAGATACTGATGTTAAGTATCAGGAATCAATTTCGGACAAAGAAAACTATTATCCTAGTCCGGCAGTTTTTGTTTATACGTTGCCAAATATTTGTTTGGGCGAAATAAGTATTCGTCATCAGCTGAAAAGTGAAAATTCTTTCTTTATATTTGATGCTTTCAATACTGAATTTCTGTCTAACTATTCAGATATTCTGTTAAACACAAATAAAGCTGATACGGTTCTGTGTGGTTGGGTTGAATTTTTTAATGACAATTACAAAGCGTTTCTTTGTACGATTAGTAAAGAAGAAAACGAGAAATATACAAACGAAAATATCAATACATTATATAATAAATAATCATGGAAGCATTAAAAGAAGAATTAAAAAATAAAATCATCACCACTCTAAATCTTGAAGATATCGCAATCGAAGACATTGCAGATAACGATCCTTTGTTTGGAGACGGTTTAGGTTTGGACTCGATTGATGCACTTGAATTGATCGTGATTCTTGATAAAGATTACGGAATAAAACTGGTTGACCCAAAAGAAGGAAAATCTATTTTTCAATCTATTGAAACTATGGCTGCTTATATTAGTGCTAACAGAACAAAGTAAGACTGCTTAGACTTGCTTAGATTTTTAGACAACTTAGACAATACTTTCAAAAAAATCTAAGCAAGTCTAATGTCTAAAAATCTAAGCAAGTCTAGTAAAAAAAATCTAAGTAAGTCTAAAATCTAATAATCTAAGAAGTCTAAAATGAAAGGTGTTGCAATAACGGGAATGGGAATTATTTCTTCGATTGGAAACTCAGTCGAGGAAAATTTTATTTCGTTAATCGAAAATAAAGTTGCTATAACTGGCATCGAAAATATTTCGACTGTTCATGCGGATATTATTAAGGTTGGAGAAATTAAAAAAACCAATGCTGAATTGATTCATGAACTAGAACTTTCTGACGATAATAACTTTTCGAGAACTGCTATGATTGGGGCTTTTGCAGCCAAACAAGCTGTCAAAAATGCTGGAATTACATCGATAAACGAATTTAGAACCGGACTTATTTCGGCAACAAGTGTTGGCGGAATGGATATGACTGAAAAGCATTATTACGATTATTTTAAAAACCCTGAACTTGTTAAATATATTAGTTGTCATGACGGCGGCGATGTTGCCGAAAAGATAGCTGAAGAATTGGGTTTAAAAGGAATCGTTACAACTATTAGTACGGCTTGTTCTTCTGCAGCAAATGCAATTATGTTGGGCGCGCGCCTAATTAAAAATGGAAAACTGGATCGTGTTATCGTAGGCGGAACTGATGCTTTGGCGAAATTCACCATCAACGGATTTAAAACTTTAATGATTCTTTCTGACGATTATAACAAACCTTTTGACAATAATCGTAAAGGATTAAATTTGGGCGAAGCCGCTGCATATTTGGTTTTAGAATCTGATGAAGTTGTTGCTAAACAAAACAAAAAAGTTCTCGCTCGTGTTTCTGGTTACGGAAATGCAAATGACGCTTTTCATCAAACTGCTTCTTCAGAAAATGGTGATGGCGCTTATTTAGCGATGAAAAAAGCTTTTGAAATTTCGGGTTTACGACCAAGCGAAATTGATTATATCAACGTTCACGGAACCGCAACTCCTAACAATGATTTGTCTGAAGGAAGAGCTTTACTCCGAATTTATCGTGATGAAAAAGTTCCTGACTTTAGTTCAACAAAACCTTTTACGGGACATACTTTGGCGGCAGCCGCAGCAATTGAAGCCGTTTACAGTATTTTGGCAATTCAGAATAGTGTGGTTTACCCAAACTTGAATTTTGAAACTCCAATGGAAGAATTTGATCTGAAACCACAAACTTCTTTAAAAATGAAAAATATCGAACACGTTTTATCTAACTCTTTTGGTTTTGGAGGAAATTGTTCTACACTTATATTTTCTAAAAGCTAATGAAAACATATATAAATGGAGTAGGTTGTATTTCGGCTCAAAAAACATTTGATACTGTTTTTTTAGAGGAAGCGGTGCACAACCAAAATGACACAATATTATCGATAGTTGCTCCGGTTTACAAAGATTTTATTACGCCCGCCGCTAGTCGAAGAATGGCAAAAGGTGTAAAAAACGGAATCGTAGCTTCGGCATTAGCCTTAAAAGATGCACAACTCGAAAATGTAGATGCAATTATTACCGGAACAGGTTTGGGATGCATTGAAGATTCTGAAAAATTCCTGAAAAATATTCTCGATAATAACGAAGAGTTCTTAACGCCAACTTCGTTTATACAATCGACACATAATACCGTTGGTGCTCAAATTGCTTTGTCTTTGCAATGCAAAGGATATAATTTTACATATGTAAATGGAGCGGTTTCTTTCGAATCGGCACTTTTAGATGCTAAAATGCAAATCGAAGAAAACGAAGCCAATTCGATTTTAGTTGGCGG is a window encoding:
- a CDS encoding 3-oxoacyl-ACP synthase, whose protein sequence is MTQNKTYIQSYISIQNNEIVLNGTSVFKIEPTDFADFSKQAYRNFDIQYPKFFKMDALSKLAFLGSELLLSPITSAEKENNIALVLANKSSSLDTDVKYQESISDKENYYPSPAVFVYTLPNICLGEISIRHQLKSENSFFIFDAFNTEFLSNYSDILLNTNKADTVLCGWVEFFNDNYKAFLCTISKEENEKYTNENINTLYNK
- a CDS encoding phosphopantetheine-binding protein; this encodes MEALKEELKNKIITTLNLEDIAIEDIADNDPLFGDGLGLDSIDALELIVILDKDYGIKLVDPKEGKSIFQSIETMAAYISANRTK
- a CDS encoding beta-ketoacyl-[acyl-carrier-protein] synthase family protein, whose protein sequence is MKGVAITGMGIISSIGNSVEENFISLIENKVAITGIENISTVHADIIKVGEIKKTNAELIHELELSDDNNFSRTAMIGAFAAKQAVKNAGITSINEFRTGLISATSVGGMDMTEKHYYDYFKNPELVKYISCHDGGDVAEKIAEELGLKGIVTTISTACSSAANAIMLGARLIKNGKLDRVIVGGTDALAKFTINGFKTLMILSDDYNKPFDNNRKGLNLGEAAAYLVLESDEVVAKQNKKVLARVSGYGNANDAFHQTASSENGDGAYLAMKKAFEISGLRPSEIDYINVHGTATPNNDLSEGRALLRIYRDEKVPDFSSTKPFTGHTLAAAAAIEAVYSILAIQNSVVYPNLNFETPMEEFDLKPQTSLKMKNIEHVLSNSFGFGGNCSTLIFSKS